The DNA segment AAAGAGCAGATTGCCGAATTAATGGCAAGTGGTTCAACCGAAGACGAAGCAAAGAAAGATGCACCTATTATTATAGAAGCACAGCAAATGCTTCTTGATTGGGAAGCTGGAAAGCCGGAAGTTATCCAACTTTGGAAAACTATGAATCAGTGGGTTTATGACGGTTTTGAAGCAACTTACAAGAAAATGGGCGTTGATTTCGACTCTTATTATTATGAAAGCAATACCTATCTTTTAGGAAAAGACGTTGTGGAGCAAGGTCTTGCTGATGGTGTTTTTGAAAAAGATCCTGATGGTTCCGTTTGGATCGATCTGACGAGCGATGGTCTTGACCGTAAAATTGTTTTGAGATCTGACGGTACTTCGGTATATATGACTCAAGATATTGGAACGGCAATTCAGCGTACAAAAGATTTTCCAGATGTTGGCGGAATGGTTTATACCGTAGGAAATGAGCAAGATTATCACTTTAAAGTTTTATTCTTAATCTTGAAAAAACTTGGTTTTGATTGGGCAACAAATCTTTTCCACCTTTCTTACGGAATGGTCGATCTGCCTTCCGGCAAAATGAAGAGCCGTGAGGGAACCGTGGTTGATGCCGATGATTTGATGAACGAAATGAGCACAACAGCTCAAAAAATTAGTGAAGAACTTGGAAAATTAGAAGAATACTCAGCTGCAGAAAAGCAAGATTTGTACAATACAATCGGAATGGGCGCGCTGAAATATTATATTTTAAAAGTAGATCCTAAAAAACGTATCCTATTTAATCCTGAAGAATCTGTAGATTTTGCTGGAAATACTGGTCCGTTTATTCAATATACCTATGCTCGAATTCAATCAATTTTGCGAAAAGCAAAAGATAGTGATTCGGCAGAAATTTCGGTTGCAATCGAATTAGATTCGAAAGAGAAAGAATTGCTAAAAACATTGGCGACATATCCAGAAGTTATTCAAACCGCGGCGGCAAATCATAGTCCGGCGTTGATTGCAAATTTCACTTACGATCTTGTAAAAGCCTACAATTCTTTCTATCAAACGGTGCCGATTTTGGGAGAAACTGATTCGGATAAAAGAAATATACGAATTCAATTATCACGCAAAGTCGCTGACACTATCGCTTCAGCCTTTGGATTACTTGGAATTTCGGTTCCGGAAAGAATGTAATTTCTTGCAATTAGGTGGTGGCCAATCAGAGTAAATTTAGCGGAAGCTGAACTTTGAAGCACTGCTACTTTATTGTATATTTGCAGATTATTTAGAATAAAATAGAACTTGATATAACACATACCATAAAACTATGTTTGACAATTTAAGCGACAAACTCGACAAAGCATTCCATATTTTAAAAGGACACGGTAAGATTACCGAGGTTAACGTTGCAGAAACTCTTAAGGAAGTGCGTCGTGCTTTACTTGATGCCGATGTCAACTTTAAAATTGCCAAAGATTTTACTACCAAAGTAAAAGAAAAAGCGATTGGATCTGACGTTCTTACTACTTTACAGCCAGGGCAACTGCTTGTGAAAATTGTAAAAGACGAACTTACAGAGTTGATGGGTGGCGATGTTGCTGGAATTAATCTTTCAGGAGCTCCGACAGTTATATTAATGTCAGGTTTGCAAGGATCGGGTAAAACGACCTTTTCTGGAAAACTTGCCAACTTTCTTCAAACAAAAAAGAACAAAAAACCACTTCTTGTAGCTTGTGATATTTACCGTCCTGCGGCAATTCAGCAGTTATATGTTGTTGGAGATTCAATAGGAGTTGAGGTTTACTCAGAGCCAGAAAATAAAAATCCAGTCGAGATTGCTCAAAATGCGATTAAGCATGCAAAAGCAAACGGTTTTAATGTAGTGATTATAGATACTGCCGGTCGTCTTGCTGTAGATGAGGAGATGATGACTGAGATTGCAAATGTTCACAAAGCAGTACAACCACACGAAACACTTTTCGTTGTAGATGCAATGACAGGACAAGATGCAGTAAATACTGCAAAAGCCTTTAATGACAGATTAAATTTTGATGGAGTTATTCTTACCAAATTAGATGGTGATACTCGTGGTGGAGCTGCAATTTCGATTAAAACTGTAGTAAATAAGCCAATTAAATTTGTAGGTACTGGAGAGAAGATGGATGCTATTGATGTATTCTATCCAATCCGTATGGCCGAGAGAATTCTTGGTATGGGTGACGTTGTCTCTCTTGTAGAACGTGCTCAAGAGCAATTTGATGAGGTTGAAGCTAGAAAACTTCAGAAGAAAATTGCCAAAAACGAATTTGGTTTTGACGATTTCCTGAGCCAAATTCAGCAGGTTAAGAAAATGGGTAATATGAAAGACCTTGTCGGGATGATTCCTGGAGCAAGCAAGGCGATGAAAGATATCGAAATTGAAGATGACGCTTTCAAACATATTGAAGCAATAATTCACTCAATGACGCCACTTGAACGTACTCGTCCATCAGTAATTGATGTGAAAAGAAAAGCGAGAATCGCAAAAGGATCAGGCGTAAAAATTGAGCAAGTTAATCAGCTGATGAAGCAATTTGATCAGATGAGTAAGATGATGAAAATGATGCAAGGTCCAGGCGGAAAAAATCTGATGAAAATGATGGGCGGAATGAAAGGGATGAAATAATCTTCAGTATTTCAACAAAAACACACAACATAGTTTTTCAAAAAATAGTAGATCATGCAGTTATTAGACGGAGTTAAGGTTTCCAATGATATAAAAAACGAAATTACCGCGCAGGTAGATTTAATGAAAGAAAGGGGCGAGAAAGTTCCGCATCTTGCTGCAGTACTTGTGGGCAACGACGGCGCGAGTCTTACTTATGTTGGCAGCAAAGTTAAAGCCTGTGAACGTGTAGGTTTTGAATCTTCTCTTATCAAATTTCCAGATACTACAACAGAGGAAGAGCTTTTGCAAAAAATTAAAGAATTGAACGAAAATGACGATATTGATGGTTATATAGTTCAACTACCTCTACCAAAGCAAATAGATAGTCAGAAAATTTTATTGGCAATCAGCCCTAGCAAAGACGTCGACGGATTTCATCCAGAAAACTTTGGTAAAATGGCTCAGGAGATGCAGACTTTTATTCCGGCTACTCCTTTTGGAATTATGGAATTGTTAGAGCGATATAAGGTTGAAACACAAGGAAAGCATGTTGTAGTTATTGGCCGAAGCCATATTGTAGGCCGACCAATGAGTATCTTAATGGGCAGAAAGGGATATCCAGGAAACGCTACGGTTACCCTGGCGCACAGTCACACACAAAATATTGAAGAACTTACCAAACAAGCAGATATTATTATCACTGCACTTGGTGTACCTAATTATCTCAAAGCCGATATGGTAAAGGATGGCGTTACGGTTATTGATGTTGGTATTACGAGAGTTCCTTCTGATAACGAAAAAGGATACAAAATTACCGGAGATGTAGATTTTGAAATGGTTAGCAAAAAAGCAGCGTTCATCACTCCAGTTCCCGGAGGTGTAGGACCTATGACCATTGCGATGCTTCTCAAAAATACGCTTCTCGCGAGACAGATGAGAAACGAAAAGAATAAATAATACCACTAAAACCTTGATGAAAATCGAGGTTTTTTTTTGCCCTGTCTAGTCCAAAATCCGCAATGCTCGAATCTTTTTACAAATATTTATAGGTCATAATTGTAATCTGGTTTTTTGATTGAAGCTTCACTTTGCAATCTGCTATTTTCTTTTAACTGCTGCCCCTAACCAATCTCAAAGAGGATGACGCTCCACTTGAGCGAAGAGCACAAATAGTGATAGTATTAGATCCTTACGTGATTTGGCAGCAGAATTAAATTAAAGAAAACTGTTTTATTTAGAATCAATTATAATAAACTTACAGTTATTTTACTACAATTTTACGAAAGGTGATTTTTATCATAATAAAAGACTTCTATATCCTTTAATTTTGTACTGTATTTATAGAGAGAAGTTCTCATAGTGCCAACCAAACAAAAACGAAAATTATGATTTCAATTAAACAAACCTTAGTTATATCGGTGCTCTGCCTCGCATTTGTAGGGTGTAAGCAAAATGACAAAGCTGCAACTGACTATTCGACTATCGAGGTGAAAGACCAAATGACGGCTGAACTTACTTCACCACCATTTGTACCTAAACCAGTGGGAAACCGCGCGCCAACCAAATTGATTGTCAATATGGAAATTATTGAAGAACAAGGTGAAATGGCCGATGGTGTAAAATACAATTACTGGACTTTTGGAGGAAGTGTTCCCGGAAGTTTTATCAGAACAAGAGTAGGTGATGAGGTTGAATTTACCTTAAAAAATCACCCAGACAATAAACTTCCCCACAATATCGATTTACACGCGGTAACAGGTCCAGGTGGTGGCGCGGCCTCTTCACTTGTAGCGCCAGGTCATGAAAAAACTTTTAGCTTTAAAACTTTAAATCCTGGATTGTATGTTTACCATTGTGCTA comes from the Flavobacterium ardleyense genome and includes:
- a CDS encoding bifunctional 5,10-methylenetetrahydrofolate dehydrogenase/5,10-methenyltetrahydrofolate cyclohydrolase, whose amino-acid sequence is MQLLDGVKVSNDIKNEITAQVDLMKERGEKVPHLAAVLVGNDGASLTYVGSKVKACERVGFESSLIKFPDTTTEEELLQKIKELNENDDIDGYIVQLPLPKQIDSQKILLAISPSKDVDGFHPENFGKMAQEMQTFIPATPFGIMELLERYKVETQGKHVVVIGRSHIVGRPMSILMGRKGYPGNATVTLAHSHTQNIEELTKQADIIITALGVPNYLKADMVKDGVTVIDVGITRVPSDNEKGYKITGDVDFEMVSKKAAFITPVPGGVGPMTIAMLLKNTLLARQMRNEKNK
- the ffh gene encoding signal recognition particle protein — translated: MFDNLSDKLDKAFHILKGHGKITEVNVAETLKEVRRALLDADVNFKIAKDFTTKVKEKAIGSDVLTTLQPGQLLVKIVKDELTELMGGDVAGINLSGAPTVILMSGLQGSGKTTFSGKLANFLQTKKNKKPLLVACDIYRPAAIQQLYVVGDSIGVEVYSEPENKNPVEIAQNAIKHAKANGFNVVIIDTAGRLAVDEEMMTEIANVHKAVQPHETLFVVDAMTGQDAVNTAKAFNDRLNFDGVILTKLDGDTRGGAAISIKTVVNKPIKFVGTGEKMDAIDVFYPIRMAERILGMGDVVSLVERAQEQFDEVEARKLQKKIAKNEFGFDDFLSQIQQVKKMGNMKDLVGMIPGASKAMKDIEIEDDAFKHIEAIIHSMTPLERTRPSVIDVKRKARIAKGSGVKIEQVNQLMKQFDQMSKMMKMMQGPGGKNLMKMMGGMKGMK
- the argS gene encoding arginine--tRNA ligase, whose amino-acid sequence is MTISKILFPLVEEAIEKLFGLSDATIEFQETRKDFAGDITLVIFPLLKKLKGNPVEIGNKIGAYLQDNTAEVVSFNVVSGFLNILISDEYYLNFLKSIGENLPFGFKEVNKEEDAILVEYSSPNTNKPLHLGHVRNNLLGYSVAEILKASGKKVYKTQIINDRGIHICKSMIAWQKSAKNETPESTGLKGDKLVGNYYVAFDKMYKEQIAELMASGSTEDEAKKDAPIIIEAQQMLLDWEAGKPEVIQLWKTMNQWVYDGFEATYKKMGVDFDSYYYESNTYLLGKDVVEQGLADGVFEKDPDGSVWIDLTSDGLDRKIVLRSDGTSVYMTQDIGTAIQRTKDFPDVGGMVYTVGNEQDYHFKVLFLILKKLGFDWATNLFHLSYGMVDLPSGKMKSREGTVVDADDLMNEMSTTAQKISEELGKLEEYSAAEKQDLYNTIGMGALKYYILKVDPKKRILFNPEESVDFAGNTGPFIQYTYARIQSILRKAKDSDSAEISVAIELDSKEKELLKTLATYPEVIQTAAANHSPALIANFTYDLVKAYNSFYQTVPILGETDSDKRNIRIQLSRKVADTIASAFGLLGISVPERM